Part of the Helicobacter bilis genome is shown below.
GCATTGTGTTAAAGCTACATGAAATAGGCTTTGAGACAGAGTTTTGCTCTAGTGATACAAACAAAGCGATAACGATATATCCATGCAAGACCCCGTTAAAAGCATTCCGTATTACAACAACAGAATATCCGGGCTTTCCAACTGATATGCAGGCACAATTTATGGCTTTAAGCACACAATGCAATGGCTCAAGTTTTATTAAAGAAACTTTATTTGAAAATCGTTTTATGCATGTGAATGAGTTACAAAGACTAGGTGCAAATATAGCTATCGATGGCAATGTAGCACAGATTAATGGGAAAAGCGAACTCATAGGTGCAGATGTGATGGCAACAGATTTGCGTGCTTCATCTGCCCTTGTGCTTGCCGCTCTTGTAGCAAAAGGTATCACTAGAGTGCATAGAATCTATCATTTAGACAGAGGATATGAGCAACTTGAAGTAAAGCTGAATAGACTTGGTGCAAAAATACGCCGCTTGAGAGAATAGCGAAAAAGTAATCAATCGAGTTAGTGCTATTATGTTGTAATATTACCTTGGCATTTCTTTTAAACCTACATCTTATAAAAAGAATACTTTAAATATTGTGTACTGGGGACTAAGAGTTATTCTGCAGTATAAGGGAAATGTATTGTCTAAACTTCTATTGAAAATATAGAAAATTTATAACATTCTGATTTTTAGAATCTTGTTTTTATTACAATTACCACTTGTATGCCAATTTTATGGTCTAAAACTCTAAAAACTAATAAAGATTATTGTTCGTCCTTTCCAATATAAATTTTAACATCAAGGGTATTATCCCTATGTGCTGTTGCATTGACTACGATATGTGGTGTTTTGGCATATTGTTTCATGAGGTTTGCAATATCTTTTTTGAGATTATCAAGATAGGTAATCTGCAAACCTCTTTCATTCATTAACACATTATTTAGTCTATTTTTTGCAAGTGTGGCGGTGCCACTACTTTCACTTTTGTTTCTAAAAAGAAATAACATAATAGCCCCCTAAAAACCAAAAAATTTCTTTAAATTACTGATAAAACCATTTGATTGCTTAAAGGTTTCAAATGGCACTTCTTCCCCTAAGATTCTACGCGAGATTCTCTCATAGGCTAAACCACTCTCTGTTTTTGAAAAAATAGTTGGCTCACCGCTATTTGTAGCCCCAATCACCTTTTCATCTTCTGGCACGATACCAATCAAAGGCAAGGCTAAGATCTGCAAAACATCATCGCATGATAGCATGTCTTGTTTTGCGACTAATTCTGGTCGCAAACGATTGACAATAATATGTTTTTCTAGCTCACTGCCTTGCTTTGCCTTATCACTTTTAGAATCTATGATTCCAACAACACGATCGCTATCTCTTACTGAGCTAACTTCAGGTGTTACCACAATGATCGCCCTATCAGCCCAAAATATCGTATGTTCAAAACCACTCTCAATACCTGCAGGGCTATCAAGCAAAATATAATCAAACTCTAGTTTCAGCTTCTCAAGCAACTCTTTGACCTTATCTTTATCAAGTATTGTTTTATCCTTTGTTTGGCTTGCGGGTAGAAAGTAGAGATTTTTTGCCCTTTTGTGATTGACTATGGCTTGAGAAAGATTGCATTTATTCTCCATCACATCGATCACATCATAGACAATGCGGCGTTCAAGTCCAAGTATCATGTCAAGATTCCGCAAGCCAATATCAAAATCTACTGCAATGACTTTTTTACCACTCTCACTTAAACCAACACCGATATTTGCAGTAGCAGTAGATTTGCCAACACCACCTTTACCTGAAGTGATAGCGATAACAATGCCTTGCTTGTTTCCCATTTATGCCCTTTCGTCTTGCTGTGTATTATTGAAAAATGTATTCTAACCAAACTTTTAAGACTTTATATAAATTACTATGAAACTTTGAAAAATATTGTAACTTGACAAGTGCTCAAAATATGTTAGCTTATAGCTTGTGTTATAGAATCTTTTTGGAATGTATAATGACTAGATTCTACATAATTTGGGTTAATCTCTTTATATTGTTTTAGAATCTATTATTTGGGTTTGATAGGATAGCATTTCTAGAGCTTTCTAATAATGCGTCTTCTTCGTTTGATTTTATCTCTTGTGTTTTGGTTTCATCAAAATCTTGCATTGCATTTGATTGCCCAAAGATATTTAACTCTAGCACATTCATCGCATTCATAAATACGCATATATCACGCACAGCACTATTATTTACTGGGATAGTAATCTGTATAATACTTGCAAAAGGGATAACAACAAGGCTTGGAAAGTTATCTTTACCAAAACCTGCTTCAAATGACATATCATCTTGCCATATTTCAATGCTTTCAAAGGTAAAACCTGCAAGTATAAAATCTATAATAGGGTGAAACTGACTTGAAATCTCTTCGGGTAATTCCGGGTCAAACTGCACTCTATGCCGACTACATTGCACAGAAAAGTGGATATTTTGACTGATAAGTAGTTGTATAATTTCTCTTGCATGTTTTGCAAGCATGGGTTTTAAATCTTTATTTTGCATTGACTTCCTTTATTTGCAATAGCCTAAGATTATACAAAAAATATGCTAAGAACGATACTTAAGCTTAAATATTCCCTGCTTTCATTTCTACCATCATTTTATCAAATGCTTCTTTAGTCCCCGGTCTCACAGGCTGCATTAAACTCACAAGAATGATAGCAATACTCGCACATACAAAGCCCGGCACAATCTCATAAATAGGAAAATATGTGTAAAAGAAGTTATTATGCAATACCACGACTACCGCACCAGTTATCATACCAGCAATAGCACCCATTCTAGTCATTCGCCGCCAAAATAGAGAAAATAGCACAACACTACCAAAACTCGCACCAAATCCAGCCCAAGCATACGCTACAATGCTAAGAATGCTAGAATCTTTCTTTGTAGAGATGAAAAACGCAACAAATGACACGACTAAAACACTTGCCCTACTAAAAAACATAACCTGCTTTGGTGTCGCATCTGTCTTTAGAATCTTTTTGTAAAAATCTTCTGCCACAGTTGAAGCAGATACTAAAAGCTGACTACTCGCTGTGCTCATAATCGCAGCAAGCAAGGCAGAAAGTAAGATTCCAGTAACCCATGGATTAAAAAGCGTTTGGGACATAATGATAAATATCTTTTCAGGATCGCTAAAGCTTATATCAAACTTTGTAGCATAAGCTAAGCCCAACATACCCACAAAACACGCACCAATAAGGCTTATAATCATCCATGACATACCTATGATAGTCGCTGTTGGAATGTCCTTTGTGGAGCGGATAGACATGAAACGCACAATAATATGTGGTTGTCCAAAATAGCCAAGCCCCCAAGCAATAGCAGATATTACACTAAGCAGCGTAACCCCTTGAAAGAAAGAAAAATGTGCTTTTTCTTCCATAGAGGCAGTAATAGCAGAATCTATGCTAGAAAGCAAGGATTGAATCTTTTTATCAACATCTTTTGGTGGATTTGAGAGAGTTGCATTGATTTCACTAGCTTCATTTGCAAGTGTGCTAAAGTCTTTAGGGTTATTGCTGATTTCACTTAGAGTATTTAAAGATTCTATAAGCATGGGTAGATTCTGCTTGATAGTATCAATATCTTTATTGTTTTGTGCTTGTTTGATTTCATCTAAAATTGTATTGACATCGGTATCAAGGTATTGTTGTGTCTTTAATACTTTTTCATTATGGACTTCATCACTTTTTTGTATATAGCTTTTTGCCTCGCTTAAGCCACCGATTTGATTTAGCATAACAATAGGCACTACAATTAAGGCTAACATCATAAGCACACCTTGCAAAAGATCAGTCCAGCAAACCGCCAAATATCCACCAAAAAAAGTATAAATAACGATAATTCCAGCACCAATCATAAGTGATATTTGATAATCAATATGGAAAGTTTGCTCAAAAAGTTTTGCCCCAGCAATAAGCCCAGATGAGATATAAAACACAAAAAACACAAGGATAACAATCGCTGAAATAAGTCGCAAAATATGCTTATCATCAGAGAATCTTGTCTCAAAATAATCCGGGATAGTGATTGAATTATCAATGACTTCTGTATAGATTCTAAGTCTTTTTGCCACAAAAAGCCAGTTTAAAAACATGCCAATGCTAAGCCCAATGGCAATCCATGCGTTTAAAAGCCCTGCAACATACAATGCCCCGGGCAAACCCATAAGTAGCCAACTACTCATATCAGACGCCCCAGCAGATAAGGCACTCACCGCTGGACCCATGCTTCTTCCACCAAGGAAAAATTCTTCAGGATTTTTTGTCTTTCGCCAAAAATATAATCCAATACCTATCATTACCACAGCATATAAGCCAAAAGTAGCAAAAATAGGGAAGCCTAGACTTTGCACTTCAAGTGTATTCATAATATCTCCTATATAAAGTTAATTTTCATAGCATTAAGATTTCATAATAGTATAAGTTGTTAAATCTGTTTCTATTTGTCTTCGAAAAAAATGGATTAAATACAATAAGTAACATTATTAAGCAACATAAAGAATCTAAAGTGAAAGATAAACACAATCTTTCTTATGAAGCCCTTGAGTGATTTGCAAAATCTACATAATCAAATAAAATTATATACAATACATTATTTTTGCGTTCTACCACATATCCTATATACAAAATGCACGATAGGCGTTAAGATTCCATATTGATGAGTGCGTAAAATGCGTGAGAGATAATCGCCTATGCTTTGCACACATTGCACCATGATAATTAGCACAATCACGCAGGAATACAACACATCAAGTCTAGAATCATAAAAGCCATACTTAATAGCCAAGTCGCCTAAACCACCACCGCCAACGCTACCAGCCATAGCAGAAAAGCCGATAATAGCAATAATTGCGATTGTAGCAGCATTAATGAGTGAAGGAAGAGATTCTGCTATCATCATAAAGATTACTTCTAGCTTACTCGCTCCCATGCTTAAAGTCGCCTCTATTATGCCATGATTGACTTCCTCTAATGCCCCCTCAAAAAGTCTCGCTACAAATGGTATAGCAGCAATAGATAAGGCAAAAGAAGCCGCATCAGGTCCTATACTAGTCCCAATTAGCATTTTTGAGATAGGCAGCAAGGCAACGATTAGCACAATAAAAGGAAATGATCGTATAGTATTTACTATCATGCCTAGAATCTTATTAAAAGTTGGCGCACTTAAAAGAGAGTTTTTTTTGGTAATAGTAAGAATCACACCTAAAGGAAGCCCAAATAAGATTGTAAAAAAGCTTGATAAAAACACCATATATAATGTCTCAAATGTGCCTTCCATAAGTAAATCTATCACATCAAATACTCTTGCTGCAGTGTCTTCATCACTAAAAAGCAGATAGCAAAGCACCTGCAGTGATGAGCTGACTTCATCATCACTTAAGGCTTGTGGTAGTTGAAAAAAGTTTAGAATCCATGGTTGTGCTTCTTCCATATTTATCCCTTATTAGTCTTTTGTTTTAGAATCTTTTATTATAGAATCTTGTGGCAATACAGAATCTTGTATATCTTTAGCCTTACTCTTAACTAAATCCTGCAAAGATTCTATAATTAAATCTTTACTTCTTAAATACTCTATTGCTCTCTCTCTTGCTTGTATGTCATCACCAAAATCAACGATTAAATGTCCCACTTCAGCCGTTGCAAGTGCTTCAATATTACCTGCTAAAATATTTACATTTACATTAAATTCTCTAATAATTTCAGCAATTAAAGGCTCGTGGATATATTCGCCAACAAATGAGATTTTATACGCATTCTTATGTGATTTTTGCAAGATTTCTTCTTGTGATAATGCAGGGAGAAAAGAGATTAATTCTTTTGTTACTTCATGCTTTGGATTTGCAAAGATTTGTTCGACTTGCCCTTCTTCTACAATCACGCCATTACTCATCACACACATGCTATTACAAATTGATCGCACCACTTCTATTTGGTGCGTAATCATAACAATGGTTAATCCAAGCTTTTTTTGTATATCTTGTAAAAGTTGCAGAATGGATTGTGTAGTTTTAGTATCAAGTGCGCTTGTAGCCTCATCGCATAATAGAATCTTTGGGTGATTTGCCAATGCTCTTGCTATCGCTATCCTTTGCTTTTGTCCGCCACTTAGCTGATTTGGATAAAAGTCTGCTTTATCTTCTAAGCCCACTAACTCTAAAAGCTCACTCACACGCGATCTAATATCAGTCTTTTTCCACTTCGCTATCTCTAAGGCAAAGGCTACATTGCCAAACACATTTCTAGAATCTAAAAGATTAAAATGCTGAAAAATCATGCCTATCTTTTGCCTTGCTTTTTGCAGACTAGATTCCTTTAGCGTTAAGATATTTGTCCCATCGATTATTACTTCGCCTGTGCTTGGTGTCTCTAGCTTATTTATAAGACGCACGAGTGTGGATTTCCCCGCACCAGAATAGCCGATAATCCCCATAATATCCCCCTTTTTTACTTGAAGATTTAAGGGTTTAATCGCTTGGAATCCATTCGCATAAGTCTTTGTAATATCTTTTAGTATAATCACTTTGTGCCTTAATCGCTCTAATCTTTATAAAAGTGGTAAATAAAAGCTGGAATGATAGCATATTTTTATAAATACGATATGTAATTATTATTTTTATCTCGTTTTAGCTAAAACTCATTTTGGTATTAAAAATGATAATGAGTAGAATTTGTAGAAATTTGGAATCTTTACTACAATATGTTGTGTAATAAAACTACATAAAAATTGTCATCAATATGTTATTTATTATGATATGGTAGAATCACCGCCGTATTTTCATTGACATTTTTAACATTTGGGAGAGTGATATGAAAGTTTGTGATACAAGATCACACATTATAAGTGTGAATACCCTAAAAAAGCTTGTTGCTTCATTGAGTATATGTACGTGTTTATCAATGCTAACCTATGCAGATGAAAGCAATGATTCTACTGATACTAACGGAGAAAATCAAAATAAGTTTGTGCTAGGGATCTTTGGTGGTGGTAGTCTTATGCAAATGTCATCAGAATATTACAACACAACTCACCCCTATGATGATTTACCCGGCGATTATGATAAAAGCTTGTTTGGGGCAAGCTATGGAGCAAAAGTTGGCTATGATATGTATTTTCTCACTCGTCATGGTGTAAGAATCTATATTGATTATATGAACTCATACTTTAATAGCAATGAAAGGACACTTGGTTCATATAACATGCACACAATTGGACTTAACGCTGATTATCGCTTTGTTATCACAGGGGGACTAAGTGCGTTTGCTGGGGCAGGACTAGCTCATAATATTATTAATACTCAACACCTTGGCAATATGAATGCCTTTGGTGGTAGCATTAATGCTGGGGTGGCTTATGCTTTATCTTTTCTTGAGTTTGAGTTTAGAATCCGCTATTTAATCTATGATATACCAGAGAAATACTCAACGCAAGGTTTTCCACCGATGGTTGCGGGACAACAGGTAAAATATCAAATGGTAGATTTAAACAGCCCTTTTAGCTTTCATTTAGGGGTGAATTTTAGATTCTAACCCACTTCAATCCATAGCACAAAAAGCAAACTAAGAATTGCTTAAAGCTTAAAGAGATTTTATGTTTATAGAATCTCTTTAAGGATATGTATTTAACTTTTTATGCCTTTTGTATTACTCTAGATCTAAAACTTATGCCTGTTTCGACATTTAAACAGGGATGCTTCGCAAAAACTTATAAAACAATAGTTTAGATTTAGTGTAATAGTCTTTATGTGTAGGTGGCAAAGAGAAATATCTTATACAGAACTTAAAAAGATTTTTCGTTTTTTCAGGGTGTTTCCGTGGATCAATCTTTTGCTCATACGCATTAATAATGCAATCTCACATAAAAGTCTCTAAACCATGCAGTTTGATTTTACAACACCGCGTGGAAACATGCGTCAAATTCTTTGCCTAAATTCGACTTAAATTCATCGTTTGCATTTAGATCTTCGATAATCT
Proteins encoded:
- a CDS encoding methionine ABC transporter ATP-binding protein, which gives rise to MIILKDITKTYANGFQAIKPLNLQVKKGDIMGIIGYSGAGKSTLVRLINKLETPSTGEVIIDGTNILTLKESSLQKARQKIGMIFQHFNLLDSRNVFGNVAFALEIAKWKKTDIRSRVSELLELVGLEDKADFYPNQLSGGQKQRIAIARALANHPKILLCDEATSALDTKTTQSILQLLQDIQKKLGLTIVMITHQIEVVRSICNSMCVMSNGVIVEEGQVEQIFANPKHEVTKELISFLPALSQEEILQKSHKNAYKISFVGEYIHEPLIAEIIREFNVNVNILAGNIEALATAEVGHLIVDFGDDIQARERAIEYLRSKDLIIESLQDLVKSKAKDIQDSVLPQDSIIKDSKTKD
- a CDS encoding cell division topological specificity factor MinE, translating into MLFLFRNKSESSGTATLAKNRLNNVLMNERGLQITYLDNLKKDIANLMKQYAKTPHIVVNATAHRDNTLDVKIYIGKDEQ
- the minD gene encoding septum site-determining protein MinD: MGNKQGIVIAITSGKGGVGKSTATANIGVGLSESGKKVIAVDFDIGLRNLDMILGLERRIVYDVIDVMENKCNLSQAIVNHKRAKNLYFLPASQTKDKTILDKDKVKELLEKLKLEFDYILLDSPAGIESGFEHTIFWADRAIIVVTPEVSSVRDSDRVVGIIDSKSDKAKQGSELEKHIIVNRLRPELVAKQDMLSCDDVLQILALPLIGIVPEDEKVIGATNSGEPTIFSKTESGLAYERISRRILGEEVPFETFKQSNGFISNLKKFFGF
- a CDS encoding outer membrane beta-barrel protein encodes the protein MKVCDTRSHIISVNTLKKLVASLSICTCLSMLTYADESNDSTDTNGENQNKFVLGIFGGGSLMQMSSEYYNTTHPYDDLPGDYDKSLFGASYGAKVGYDMYFLTRHGVRIYIDYMNSYFNSNERTLGSYNMHTIGLNADYRFVITGGLSAFAGAGLAHNIINTQHLGNMNAFGGSINAGVAYALSFLEFEFRIRYLIYDIPEKYSTQGFPPMVAGQQVKYQMVDLNSPFSFHLGVNFRF
- a CDS encoding methionine ABC transporter permease, yielding MEGTFETLYMVFLSSFFTILFGLPLGVILTITKKNSLLSAPTFNKILGMIVNTIRSFPFIVLIVALLPISKMLIGTSIGPDAASFALSIAAIPFVARLFEGALEEVNHGIIEATLSMGASKLEVIFMMIAESLPSLINAATIAIIAIIGFSAMAGSVGGGGLGDLAIKYGFYDSRLDVLYSCVIVLIIMVQCVQSIGDYLSRILRTHQYGILTPIVHFVYRICGRTQK